One stretch of Candidatus Brocadiaceae bacterium DNA includes these proteins:
- a CDS encoding MgtC/SapB family protein, which translates to MLQFFAFMGGDGSIGKLLLATFLGGIIGWERERRGRPAGLRTHILVCVGVTLMMIVSEHIFEKYRAFDNESIIRVDPARIAAQVVTGVGFLGAGTIMRFRATVMGLTTAASLWLVAGVGLAVGSNCFLPAVFTTFLAVFALLLLPLFELEIKRDKYKTLHLSLSGFDSPFSSIEEILKRNSMELTQYDFEKDVVNNEIRYDVGVKFKEETSVSKVTDEIIQSCVKIRKLGWD; encoded by the coding sequence ATGCTTCAATTTTTTGCTTTCATGGGGGGCGATGGTTCAATCGGAAAACTTCTCTTGGCAACTTTTCTAGGAGGTATTATCGGATGGGAAAGAGAGAGAAGAGGCAGGCCTGCAGGGCTCCGGACGCATATCCTGGTATGTGTCGGAGTCACCTTAATGATGATAGTTTCCGAACACATTTTCGAGAAATATCGTGCATTTGATAACGAATCTATTATCAGGGTTGACCCTGCAAGGATTGCAGCTCAGGTGGTAACTGGTGTTGGTTTTTTGGGCGCAGGCACAATTATGCGGTTCAGGGCTACGGTAATGGGTTTAACTACGGCAGCATCTTTATGGCTTGTGGCGGGTGTTGGTTTGGCTGTAGGAAGTAACTGTTTTTTGCCTGCCGTATTCACTACGTTTTTGGCCGTTTTTGCCTTATTATTATTGCCGCTGTTCGAACTGGAAATCAAACGTGATAAATATAAAACTCTTCATTTGTCTCTATCCGGATTTGATTCCCCGTTTTCTTCCATTGAAGAGATTTTGAAAAGAAACTCCATGGAGCTGACACAATATGATTTTGAAAAAGATGTTGTTAATAATGAAATTCGTTACGATGTTGGTGTTAAATTTAAGGAAGAGACTTCTGTCTCAAAGGTTACTGACGAAATTATCCAGTCGTGTGTGAAAATACGGAAATTGGGATGGGACTGA
- a CDS encoding Hsp20/alpha crystallin family protein, translating to MNPKYNKLENLFGELFDNMSAHSSTPWQPPTDVYETPEEVVVKMSLPGTNSEDIKVSFSDDILTVNGTRADHSSHEKICFYQVEIRYGYFERSILIPKPIDTEKVQAIYKEGFLQVTLPKASQQQSGIFSIKINFT from the coding sequence ATGAATCCGAAATATAATAAACTGGAAAACCTCTTTGGGGAATTATTTGACAACATGTCCGCTCATTCTTCAACCCCCTGGCAACCCCCCACGGACGTTTATGAAACGCCGGAGGAAGTTGTTGTAAAAATGTCTTTACCAGGAACGAATTCAGAAGATATCAAAGTTTCGTTTTCAGATGACATCCTTACCGTTAACGGAACAAGAGCCGACCATTCGTCACACGAAAAAATCTGTTTTTATCAGGTGGAAATACGTTATGGATATTTCGAAAGGAGTATTCTTATACCAAAACCTATCGATACAGAAAAAGTGCAGGCTATTTACAAAGAAGGTTTCCTCCAGGTAACCTTACCCAAAGCAAGCCAGCAGCAATCAGGCATATTCTCAATAAAAATTAATTTCACGTGA
- the lon gene encoding endopeptidase La: MKKSEEKNQFESQNLPAVVPMTKKKGESEKLKLPEEMPLLPLKDTVVFPNMVAALNVFSERDLDLLNHVLAGNRFLALVAQKEKDLQTVKQSDLYEYGTLGIVLQMLRMPDNSAKMLVQGISRVKIEEFLQTEPYFKARVTHIEDTVEKDRETEALTRNVADQFVRMISMTPSLPEELKVAVVNIENPSRLADIIVSHLNVSIAEKQGVLEAINVKSRLQKVTTLIANELEVLEMATKIQSQVRNEMEKGQREYYLRQQLKAIQDELGEGDERTVETDELTKKIEEAKLPPEAKKEAERELNRLSKMSSASAEYTVSRTYLDLMVALPWSTTTTDNLDISAAKKILDEDHYDLEKVKDRILEYLAVRKLKQDMKGPILCFVGPPGTGKTSVGMSIARAIGRKFVRMSLGGVRDEAEIRGHRRTYIGALPGRIIQGLRKAGSNNPVFMLDEIDKLGADFRGDPSAALLEVLDPEQHHAFEDHYLDVPFDLSNVMFITTANILDTIPPALMDRMEILELPGYTAEEKVSIANQFIIPKQLKAHGLTNEYITIEEDAIKTIIRDYTREAGLRNMEREIATVCRKVAKDIASGEKQHVSVSAAQLHTLLGPIKFFSEVAERTTEAGVATGLAWTQAGGDILFIEATLMPGTGKLTLTGKLGDVMKESAQAAMSYIQSRTKQLGITFKDFSKYDFHIHVPAGAIPKDGPSAGVTMAMALISLLQETPTLPYVAMTGEITLRGRVLPVGGIKEKVLAAKRAGITTIILPKRNEKDLVEVPENAKKGIDFVFVERVDEMLLTVFGPQESGGKKKRLLSNLYQGIAADK, translated from the coding sequence ATGAAAAAATCTGAAGAAAAGAATCAATTCGAAAGCCAGAATCTGCCGGCGGTAGTCCCCATGACCAAGAAGAAGGGTGAATCAGAAAAACTGAAACTTCCGGAAGAAATGCCACTTCTTCCGCTTAAAGACACTGTCGTTTTTCCCAACATGGTCGCTGCTTTAAACGTTTTTTCAGAAAGAGACCTTGATCTTTTGAACCATGTGCTGGCAGGCAATCGCTTTCTGGCGCTCGTTGCACAGAAAGAAAAAGACCTCCAAACGGTAAAGCAATCGGACTTATACGAATATGGAACGTTAGGCATTGTGCTTCAGATGCTTCGCATGCCAGACAACTCAGCAAAAATGTTGGTACAGGGCATTTCCAGGGTGAAAATAGAGGAATTTCTTCAGACCGAACCGTATTTTAAGGCCAGGGTAACCCATATTGAGGATACCGTGGAAAAAGATAGGGAAACTGAGGCCCTGACGAGAAATGTCGCAGATCAATTTGTCAGGATGATATCCATGACACCTTCCTTGCCTGAAGAGCTCAAGGTAGCAGTTGTCAATATAGAAAATCCAAGCCGTCTGGCGGATATTATTGTATCTCACTTAAACGTTAGTATTGCTGAAAAACAGGGTGTGCTGGAAGCGATCAACGTAAAGTCCCGGCTACAAAAGGTAACAACATTAATTGCTAATGAGCTGGAAGTCCTGGAAATGGCCACAAAGATACAATCACAGGTAAGAAACGAAATGGAAAAAGGCCAGAGAGAATATTACTTGAGGCAGCAATTGAAGGCTATTCAGGACGAATTGGGTGAAGGCGACGAACGCACCGTTGAAACGGACGAGCTTACGAAAAAAATCGAAGAGGCAAAACTGCCTCCCGAAGCAAAAAAAGAGGCGGAGCGGGAATTAAACAGGCTTTCCAAAATGTCTTCTGCCTCAGCAGAATATACTGTTTCAAGGACATACCTCGATCTGATGGTAGCGCTTCCATGGTCAACAACCACAACGGACAACCTGGATATTAGTGCAGCAAAGAAAATACTTGACGAAGACCACTATGACCTTGAAAAGGTGAAAGACAGGATTCTGGAATACCTTGCCGTGCGAAAATTGAAGCAGGACATGAAGGGCCCCATTCTCTGTTTCGTGGGCCCCCCGGGAACAGGGAAAACCTCCGTAGGAATGTCTATCGCACGTGCAATCGGAAGGAAATTCGTCCGTATGTCACTTGGAGGCGTAAGGGATGAGGCCGAAATCAGAGGTCATCGCCGCACCTATATCGGCGCATTGCCCGGACGTATTATCCAAGGATTGAGAAAGGCAGGATCGAATAATCCGGTATTCATGCTTGATGAGATAGATAAGCTTGGTGCCGACTTTCGGGGCGACCCTTCAGCAGCATTACTGGAAGTATTAGATCCGGAGCAACATCACGCGTTTGAAGACCACTATCTGGACGTGCCATTCGATCTCTCAAACGTTATGTTTATAACTACCGCAAACATACTTGATACCATCCCTCCTGCACTCATGGATCGAATGGAAATATTGGAACTTCCCGGTTACACGGCAGAAGAAAAGGTATCAATCGCAAATCAATTTATCATACCAAAACAATTAAAGGCACACGGGCTTACCAATGAGTACATTACGATTGAAGAAGACGCAATAAAGACAATAATCAGGGATTATACCCGGGAGGCAGGACTGAGAAATATGGAGCGGGAAATTGCAACAGTTTGCAGAAAAGTCGCAAAAGATATCGCGTCCGGAGAAAAGCAGCACGTATCGGTGTCTGCCGCTCAATTACATACGCTTTTAGGTCCTATTAAATTCTTCTCAGAGGTTGCGGAAAGAACTACCGAGGCAGGTGTCGCTACGGGTCTTGCATGGACTCAGGCCGGCGGTGATATCCTTTTTATCGAGGCAACCTTAATGCCTGGTACGGGAAAACTTACCCTAACGGGTAAGCTTGGTGACGTAATGAAAGAATCTGCACAGGCAGCAATGAGTTATATTCAGTCCAGGACGAAACAACTTGGAATCACTTTCAAGGATTTCAGTAAATATGATTTCCATATACACGTCCCCGCTGGAGCTATTCCAAAAGACGGGCCCTCTGCCGGAGTAACCATGGCCATGGCATTAATATCACTCTTGCAGGAGACTCCAACCCTGCCATATGTGGCCATGACGGGGGAGATTACCTTGCGCGGAAGGGTTTTACCCGTCGGGGGGATCAAAGAAAAAGTATTGGCGGCAAAACGGGCTGGAATAACCACTATTATTTTGCCAAAAAGAAATGAAAAAGACCTTGTAGAGGTCCCAGAGAATGCCAAGAAAGGAATAGATTTTGTATTTGTAGAAAGGGTAGATGAAATGCTACTCACTGTTTTTGGTCCGCAAGAGTCTGGAGGTAAAAAGAAAAGGCTTTTAAGCAACCTGTATCAGGGCATAGCGGCGGACAAATGA
- the groL gene encoding chaperonin GroEL (60 kDa chaperone family; promotes refolding of misfolded polypeptides especially under stressful conditions; forms two stacked rings of heptamers to form a barrel-shaped 14mer; ends can be capped by GroES; misfolded proteins enter the barrel where they are refolded when GroES binds) — protein sequence MSAKKIIFDHDALEAVKSGVKQLADAVKVTLGPRGRNVIIQKSFGSPTITKDGVTVAKEVELSDHMQNIGAQMVKSVSSKTSDVAGDGTTTATVLAEALFVEGLKNVTAGANAMALKRGIDKAVVAVVNKLKELSIPVKGRKEIEQVATVASNYDTEIGKIIGDAMDKVGKDGVITVEEGKSLQTDAKWIEGLQFDKGYLSPYFVTNPNTMQCVLEDPYILIHEKKITTAKMLVPILEKISQTGKPLLIIAEDIEGEALTLLVVNKLRGALKCATVKAPGFGDKRKAMLDDIAVITGGQAIFEDLGITLDSIQLTDLGRAKKVEIDKENTTIIEGAGDSKKIKERIEQIKREISTTTSDYDQEKLQERLAKMAGGVVMINVGAATESEMKERKARVEDALHATRAAVEEGILPGGGVALLRALPSLDELKLTGDEAVGADIVRRALRAPLRQIATNAGTTAALVVQKVESSKNNEGYDAGKDRYCDMVQEGIIDPTKVVRVALQNAASVSTLLLTTDAIVGNIPEKKKGPPMPPGGGYGGYGDMY from the coding sequence ATGTCAGCAAAAAAGATTATATTCGATCATGATGCGCTGGAGGCCGTCAAATCAGGCGTCAAACAACTGGCGGACGCGGTAAAGGTCACGCTGGGGCCACGGGGACGTAATGTTATTATTCAAAAAAGCTTTGGTTCACCGACCATAACAAAGGACGGAGTAACCGTTGCGAAGGAAGTAGAACTTTCAGACCACATGCAAAATATCGGGGCGCAAATGGTGAAATCCGTTTCATCAAAAACAAGCGATGTTGCTGGTGATGGAACAACAACCGCCACGGTGCTGGCAGAAGCCTTGTTTGTCGAAGGATTAAAAAACGTAACGGCAGGAGCCAACGCAATGGCACTCAAACGTGGCATCGATAAAGCTGTCGTAGCTGTTGTAAACAAACTGAAAGAATTGAGTATTCCCGTAAAAGGAAGAAAGGAAATCGAACAGGTAGCAACTGTTGCTTCGAACTATGATACCGAAATCGGAAAAATTATTGGCGACGCAATGGACAAAGTCGGAAAAGACGGGGTTATTACCGTGGAAGAGGGCAAAAGCCTCCAAACGGATGCAAAGTGGATTGAAGGTTTGCAGTTTGACAAGGGATACTTATCACCATATTTTGTAACAAATCCGAATACCATGCAGTGTGTACTGGAAGACCCTTATATACTGATACACGAGAAGAAAATTACTACAGCCAAGATGCTGGTCCCCATTCTGGAAAAAATCTCTCAAACAGGAAAACCCCTTTTGATCATTGCAGAAGACATAGAGGGTGAAGCGTTGACTCTTCTGGTGGTAAATAAACTCCGCGGGGCCTTAAAATGTGCCACAGTAAAGGCGCCTGGCTTTGGTGATAAACGCAAGGCCATGCTAGATGACATTGCCGTCATTACCGGCGGACAGGCAATATTCGAGGACCTCGGCATTACTCTGGATTCTATTCAACTGACAGATTTAGGTCGTGCGAAGAAGGTTGAAATTGACAAGGAAAATACGACGATCATAGAAGGGGCGGGCGACAGCAAAAAAATCAAGGAGCGTATCGAACAAATCAAAAGAGAAATATCAACGACCACCTCTGATTACGATCAAGAGAAACTGCAGGAGCGACTTGCTAAAATGGCCGGCGGTGTTGTTATGATTAACGTGGGAGCTGCCACTGAAAGTGAAATGAAGGAAAGAAAGGCACGCGTGGAAGATGCTCTTCATGCTACGCGTGCAGCAGTTGAAGAAGGTATCCTGCCTGGTGGAGGCGTGGCGCTGTTAAGGGCGCTTCCTTCCCTAGACGAACTGAAACTTACCGGAGATGAAGCAGTTGGCGCCGACATTGTGCGAAGGGCATTACGCGCCCCCCTGAGACAGATTGCCACAAATGCGGGAACAACAGCAGCCCTTGTCGTTCAAAAGGTGGAATCATCAAAGAACAACGAAGGTTATGACGCAGGTAAAGACCGATATTGTGATATGGTGCAGGAAGGTATTATTGATCCAACAAAGGTCGTTCGTGTCGCACTGCAAAATGCAGCCAGTGTTTCGACGTTATTACTCACAACCGATGCTATAGTAGGAAACATACCAGAGAAGAAGAAAGGCCCACCAATGCCGCCGGGAGGAGGATATGGCGGATACGGAGATATGTATTAA
- the argC gene encoding N-acetyl-gamma-glutamyl-phosphate reductase, which yields MLKVGIIGATAYTSLELIKILLRHPGVKITYLGIRNPSPTKISDIFPSLRSLIDVTCETINLTAVPDTIDLAFLTLPPTISMHYVPLFIKKGIKVIDFSADYRFRDLSLYEKWYKARHTDSKGVKQAVYGLPELFKEEIKKSNLVGNPGCYTTATILALAPLLIRGLIIPEDIIVDAKSGVSGRGREPNAGSHYCECNENIEAYGVTGHRHNPEIEHILSIKTHQMISVQFVPHLIPMNRGILCTIYAKLKNQNTEPIPSDNTLCNLYREFYKNEPFIRMKEGSALPRTKDVLHSNFCDIAIKAAENRIIILSAIDNLIKGASGQAVQNMNVMCGFDEGMGLL from the coding sequence ATGCTGAAGGTCGGAATCATTGGTGCTACTGCTTATACAAGCCTTGAACTTATAAAAATCCTCCTCCGCCATCCAGGGGTGAAGATCACCTATCTTGGGATCCGTAACCCTTCCCCAACAAAGATATCTGATATTTTCCCTTCTTTACGAAGCCTGATTGATGTAACCTGTGAAACGATTAATCTCACTGCTGTACCCGATACCATTGACCTTGCCTTTCTTACGCTTCCTCCTACCATCTCCATGCACTATGTGCCGCTCTTTATCAAAAAGGGGATTAAAGTCATCGATTTCAGCGCTGATTACCGTTTTCGGGATTTGTCACTCTATGAAAAGTGGTACAAGGCGCGACATACGGATAGCAAAGGGGTAAAACAAGCGGTATATGGACTCCCGGAGCTTTTTAAGGAAGAGATTAAAAAGTCCAATCTCGTTGGAAATCCTGGTTGTTATACCACAGCAACAATACTGGCTCTGGCGCCTCTTCTTATAAGAGGCCTCATCATTCCCGAAGACATTATCGTGGATGCCAAATCCGGAGTGTCCGGGCGGGGAAGAGAACCAAACGCAGGGTCACACTATTGTGAATGCAATGAAAATATTGAGGCCTATGGCGTCACAGGGCATCGCCACAATCCGGAAATCGAACACATATTATCGATAAAAACGCATCAAATGATTTCAGTCCAGTTTGTTCCTCATCTCATTCCGATGAATCGTGGCATTCTCTGTACCATCTATGCAAAGCTAAAAAACCAAAATACGGAGCCAATACCGAGTGATAATACTCTATGCAACCTCTACCGGGAATTCTACAAAAATGAACCTTTTATCCGCATGAAAGAGGGAAGTGCCCTTCCCAGAACAAAAGATGTTCTTCACTCCAATTTTTGTGATATTGCCATAAAGGCTGCCGAAAACCGTATCATAATCCTGTCCGCCATTGACAACCTCATAAAAGGGGCATCTGGCCAGGCTGTTCAAAATATGAATGTGATGTGCGGCTTTGATGAAGGTATGGGCTTGCTGTAA